From one Brachypodium distachyon strain Bd21 chromosome 4, Brachypodium_distachyon_v3.0, whole genome shotgun sequence genomic stretch:
- the LOC100836988 gene encoding probable carboxylesterase 18, whose amino-acid sequence MADAGAAPAAAKARRLAPPMSWRARLSILAAGYLTDATRRADGTINRRLLTFLDPGVPASAAPRNGVASRDIDLHAGHGPLPLRARLFFPAGAHASPGPRPLPVVVFFHGGGFAYLSAASPAYDAACRRIARHCAAAVLSVDYRRSPEHKFPAPYDDGFSALRFLDNPKNHPADIPQLDVSRCFLAGDSAGANIAHHVARRYAMALSSFSHLRILGLISIQPFFGGEERTASELELDGAPIVSVSRCDWMWRAFLPPGADRTHEACAAAGAAAAAGVESAAFPPAVVVVGGYDPLQDWQRRYCEALRAMGKEVRVLEYPEAIHAFYVFPEFAESRDLMLRIKEIVAGSGGGGRK is encoded by the coding sequence ATGGCGGACGCgggcgcggctccggcggcggcgaaggcccGGAGGCTGGCGCCGCCCATGTCGTGGCGGGCGCGGCTGTCCATCCTCGCCGCGGGGTACCTGACCGACGCGACCCGCCGCGCCGACGGCACCATCAACCGCCGCCTGCTCACCTTCCTCGACCCCGGCGtcccggcctccgccgccccgcgcaACGGCGTCGCCTCCCGCGACATCGACCTCCACGCGGGCCACGGCCCGCTCCCTCTCCGGGcccgcctcttcttccccgcgGGAGCCCACGCATCTCCGGGCCCGCGCCCGCTCCcggtcgtcgtcttcttccacggcggcggcttcgcgTACCTCTCGGCGGCCTCCCCCGCCTACGACGCAGCCTGCCGCCGCATCGCCAGgcactgcgccgccgccgtcctctccGTCGACTACCGCCGCTCCCCGGAGCACAAGTTCCCCGCCCCCTACGACGACGGCTTCTCCGCCCTCCGCTTCCTCGACAACCCCAAAAACCACCCCGCAGACATCCCCCAACTCGACGTCTCACGCTGCTTCCTCGCCGGGGACAGCGCCGGCGCCAACATCGCGCACCACGTGGCGCGCCGCTACGCCATGGCTCTCTCCTCCTTCTCGCATCTCCGGATCTTAGGTCTAATCTCGATCCAGCCCTTCTTCGGGGGCGAGGAGCGGACGGCGtccgagctcgagctcgacgGCGCGCCCATCGTGTCCGTGTCCCGGTGCGACTGGATGTGGCGCGCGTTCCTGCCGCCGGGGGCCGACCGGACGCACGAGGCgtgcgcggccgccggcgcggcggcggcggcgggggtggagTCGGCGGCGTTCCCGCCggccgtggtggtggtgggcggcTACGACCCGCTGCAGGACTGGCAGAGGCGGTACTGCGAGGCGCTGAGGGCCATGGGGAAGGAGGTGCGGGTGCTGGAGTACCCTGAAGCCATCCACGCGTTCTATGTGTTCCCGGAGTTTGCTGAGTCGAGAGACCTCATGCTCCGGATCAAGGAGATCGtcgccgggagcggcggcggcggcaggaagtGA
- the LOC100837908 gene encoding probable carboxylesterase 18: protein MAEEEEAPNPPERKPKPKPPMSRVTRLALRAVDYVADATRRDDGTLNRRLLSLLDPRVPAFSTPCRGIACRDLVLDPAHGLGARLFFHRPTLAAEALPVIVFFHGGGFAFLSACSLPYDAACRRIARYASASVLSVDYRRAPEHKFPAPYDDGFSALRFLDDPENHPSDVQLDVSRVFLAGDSAGGNIAHHVARRYAAAESSTFSNVRIKGLIAIQPFFGGEERTGSELRLDGAPIVSVGRTDWMWRAFLPPGADRSHEAACPDAAAVEEEEEFPPVLLVVGGYDPLQDWQRRYGEALRGKGKEVEVLEYPEGIHAFFLFPEFSHARDLMLRIAEFVAGSSSRGGGGE, encoded by the coding sequence atggcagaggaggaggaagcgccaAATCCGCCGGAGCGGAAGCCAAAGCCAAAGCCGCCGATGTCGCGCGTCACGCGGCTGGCCCTGCGAGCCGTGGACTACGTGGCCGACGCCACCCGCCGCGACGACGGCACCTTGAACCGCCGCCTGCTCTCCCTGCTAGACCCGCGCGTCCCGGCCTTCTCCACACCTTGCCGCGGCATCGCCTGCCGCGACCTCGTCCTCGACCCCGCCCACGGCCTCGGCGcccgcctcttcttccaccGCCCGACGCTCGCGGCCGAGGCTCTCCCCGTGATCGTCTTCTTCCACGGCGGAGGCTTCGCGTTCCTCTCGGCGTGCTCGCTCCCCTACGACGCCGCGTGCCGCCGCATCGCCCGCTACGCCTCCGCCAGCGTCCTCTCCGTTGACTACCGCCGCGCCCCCGAGCACAAGTTCCCCGCCCCCTACGACGACGGCTTCTCCGCCCTCCGCTTCCTCGACGACCCCGAGAACCACCCCTCGGACGTCCAACTCGACGTCTCCCGGGTCTTCCTCGCCGGGGACAGCGCGGGGGGCAACATCGCGCACCACGTCGCCCGCCgctacgccgccgccgagtccTCGACGTTCAGTAACGTCCGGATCAAGGGCTTGATCGCGATCCAGCCCTTCTTCGGGGGCGAGGAGCGCACGGGGTCAGAGCTCCGGCTCGACGGCGCGCCCATCGTGTCCGTGGGACGGACCGACTGGATGTGGCGCGCGTTCCTGCCGCCGGGCGCCGACCGGAGCCACGAGGCAGCGTGCCCCGATGCGGcggccgtggaggaggaggaggagttcccgccggtgctgctggtggtgggcGGCTACGACCCGCTGCAGGACTGGCAGAGGCGGTACGGGGAGGCGCTgagggggaaggggaaggaggtggaggtgctgGAGTACCCGGAGGGAATCcacgccttcttcctcttccccgagTTCAGCCACGCGCGCGACCTCATGCTGCGCATCGCCGAGTtcgtcgccggcagcagcagccgcggcggtggcggcgagtgA